One Nocardioidaceae bacterium SCSIO 66511 genomic window carries:
- the purS gene encoding phosphoribosylformylglycinamidine synthase subunit PurS, protein MARVVVDVMLKPEILDPQGKAVHGALDRLGFDLVTDVRQGKRFELEIEGEVDDAKLAELNKVAETLLSNPVIEDYAVTVAQ, encoded by the coding sequence GTGGCTCGTGTCGTCGTCGACGTCATGCTCAAGCCCGAGATCCTCGACCCGCAGGGCAAGGCCGTACACGGTGCGCTCGACCGGCTCGGGTTCGACCTGGTGACCGATGTACGCCAAGGCAAGCGGTTCGAGCTCGAGATCGAAGGCGAGGTCGATGATGCCAAGCTCGCCGAGCTCAACAAGGTCGCCGAGACCCTGCTGTCCAACCCGGTGATCGAGGACTACGCCGTGACGGTGGCGCAGTGA
- a CDS encoding N-acetyltransferase, with the protein MSDAQSQSSVADATERSRFEITVDGSVAGFAEYRLDGDVITFTHTEVADEYAGQGLAGALVRAALDDVRTRGLSVRAQCPYVAAYIKRHPEYADLLA; encoded by the coding sequence ATGTCAGACGCGCAGTCGCAGAGTTCGGTCGCGGATGCGACGGAGCGCAGCCGCTTCGAGATAACCGTCGACGGAAGCGTCGCCGGCTTCGCCGAGTATCGCCTCGATGGAGACGTGATCACGTTCACCCACACCGAGGTCGCCGACGAGTACGCCGGTCAGGGCCTGGCAGGAGCGCTCGTACGCGCCGCGCTCGACGACGTACGTACTCGCGGCCTGTCCGTACGCGCGCAGTGCCCGTACGTCGCCGCCTACATCAAGCGGCACCCCGAGTACGCCGACCTGCTGGCCTGA
- a CDS encoding ribonucleoside-diphosphate reductase subunit alpha: MATTDITVVKRDGSKVPYDGYEIAASIEEASTGLDDAVARATQIQSELEIVLFDGMTSEQLDEAVISVALQNVKDDPAFDTVAAGLLTKLLYKRAFGEGSTHLETRSFPGPAFVAYVGRGVELGLLDTRLTQLFDLERLGAAIDPARDDLLRYIGVQTMRNRYMITSPDGTPLEVPQFFWMRVAMGLSLNEEDPTAIALALYDKLSRLEYVAAGSTLVNAGTSYAQLSNCFVMQMEDDIEHIAKSMRDVMWITKGTGGIGLSVTKLRSEGSPIRSNNTKSTGPIPFMHTIDSTLRAVSRGGKKFGALCFYLENWHLDFDQFLDLRQNSGDPYRRTRTANTAVWISDEFMKRVAADDDWYLFDPLEVPDLPELYGAAFSNRYAEYVALAEAGELRAYRKVRAREQYRAMLVSLQTTSHPWLTWKDTINTRALNDNTGTIHLSNLCTEICLPQDRDNTAVCNLASVNLSRHLVGERGDLRIDWDRLAESTRLAVRQLDNLVDITLSSVPESEHSNDLNRAVGLGVMGFTDIVERLGYGYESERAYELIDRLMEFISWHAIDASADLARERGAYANFEGSGWSRGIVPVDTLDRLAADRGAPVEVDRSTRLDWESLRRKVRGGMRNATLMAIAPTASIGLVAGTTPGLDPQFSQIFSRSTSSGKFLEVNRNLVADLRERGLWEQVREDLLRAQGDLSKLESVPDDLQRIYRTSFQLSPYAFLEVAARAQKWIDQAISRNIYLADRDVDGMVDLYEAAWKRGVKTTYYLHMMPRHTAEQSTVKVNKAEQLTPAGAGQRRGFGFAAAASTPDVPEVVPPETVPVATVDDHTCPIDPQERLQCDSCQ; this comes from the coding sequence ATGGCTACCACCGACATCACCGTCGTCAAGCGCGACGGCTCCAAAGTGCCGTACGACGGCTACGAGATCGCCGCTTCGATCGAGGAGGCGAGCACCGGCCTGGACGACGCGGTCGCCCGAGCGACGCAGATTCAGTCCGAGCTGGAGATCGTGTTGTTCGACGGCATGACCAGCGAACAGCTGGACGAGGCCGTCATCTCCGTGGCGCTGCAGAACGTCAAGGACGATCCGGCCTTCGACACTGTTGCCGCGGGACTGCTGACGAAGCTGCTGTACAAGCGCGCGTTCGGTGAGGGCAGTACGCATCTGGAGACGCGGAGCTTCCCGGGCCCCGCGTTCGTGGCGTACGTAGGGCGCGGGGTCGAGCTCGGACTGCTCGACACCCGACTCACGCAGCTGTTCGATCTCGAACGGCTCGGCGCGGCCATCGACCCCGCGCGCGACGACCTGCTGCGCTATATCGGAGTGCAGACGATGCGCAACCGGTACATGATCACGTCGCCCGACGGTACGCCGCTCGAGGTGCCGCAATTCTTCTGGATGCGAGTCGCCATGGGGCTGTCGCTGAACGAGGAGGATCCCACTGCCATCGCCTTGGCTCTGTACGACAAGCTCTCGCGGCTGGAGTACGTCGCAGCGGGTTCGACCCTCGTCAACGCAGGCACGTCGTACGCCCAGCTGTCGAACTGCTTCGTGATGCAGATGGAAGACGACATCGAGCACATCGCGAAGTCGATGCGCGACGTCATGTGGATCACCAAGGGCACCGGCGGGATCGGCTTGTCGGTCACCAAGCTGCGCAGCGAGGGCTCGCCGATCCGCAGTAACAACACGAAGTCGACGGGTCCCATCCCGTTCATGCACACGATCGACTCGACGCTGCGGGCCGTCTCGCGCGGCGGCAAGAAGTTCGGCGCGCTCTGCTTCTACCTGGAGAACTGGCATCTCGACTTCGACCAGTTCCTCGATCTGCGGCAGAACTCCGGAGACCCGTATCGGCGTACGCGTACGGCCAACACCGCGGTGTGGATCTCCGACGAGTTCATGAAGCGGGTGGCCGCCGATGACGACTGGTACCTCTTCGACCCGCTCGAGGTGCCGGATCTGCCTGAGCTCTACGGAGCCGCGTTCTCCAATCGTTACGCCGAGTACGTCGCACTGGCCGAGGCGGGTGAGCTGCGGGCGTACCGCAAGGTCCGCGCACGCGAGCAGTACCGCGCGATGCTGGTGTCGTTGCAGACGACATCGCATCCGTGGCTGACCTGGAAAGACACGATCAACACGCGAGCGCTCAACGACAACACCGGCACGATCCACCTGTCCAACCTGTGCACGGAGATCTGCCTCCCGCAGGACCGCGACAACACCGCCGTGTGCAACCTCGCATCGGTCAACCTGTCGCGGCACCTCGTCGGCGAGCGAGGGGACCTGCGCATCGACTGGGACCGCCTCGCCGAGTCGACTCGCCTGGCAGTACGCCAGCTCGACAACCTCGTGGACATCACGCTCTCGTCGGTTCCGGAGTCGGAGCACTCGAACGATCTCAACCGCGCGGTCGGTCTCGGTGTCATGGGTTTCACCGACATCGTCGAGCGGCTCGGGTACGGGTACGAGAGCGAGCGGGCGTACGAGCTGATCGACCGGCTGATGGAGTTCATCAGCTGGCATGCGATCGACGCGAGCGCCGATCTGGCCCGCGAGCGCGGCGCGTACGCGAACTTCGAAGGCTCGGGTTGGAGCCGAGGGATTGTCCCGGTCGACACCCTGGACCGCCTCGCGGCAGACCGCGGTGCGCCCGTCGAGGTCGACCGCAGCACCCGCCTGGACTGGGAGTCGCTGCGCCGCAAGGTACGCGGAGGAATGCGCAACGCGACCCTGATGGCGATCGCACCGACCGCGTCGATCGGTCTGGTCGCCGGGACAACGCCGGGGCTCGATCCGCAGTTCAGCCAGATCTTCAGCCGGTCGACGTCGTCGGGGAAGTTCCTCGAGGTCAACCGCAACCTGGTCGCCGATCTGCGCGAGCGCGGGTTGTGGGAGCAGGTACGCGAGGATCTGCTGCGCGCACAGGGCGATCTGTCGAAGCTCGAGTCCGTGCCGGACGATTTACAGCGCATCTACCGGACTTCGTTCCAGCTGTCGCCGTACGCGTTCCTCGAGGTGGCGGCGCGGGCGCAGAAGTGGATCGACCAGGCGATCAGCCGCAACATCTACCTGGCCGATCGTGATGTGGACGGCATGGTCGACCTGTACGAGGCGGCATGGAAGCGCGGCGTGAAGACGACGTACTACCTGCACATGATGCCGCGGCACACCGCCGAGCAGAGCACAGTGAAGGTCAACAAGGCCGAGCAGCTCACTCCGGCCGGTGCCGGTCAACGCCGTGGTTTCGGGTTCGCGGCGGCCGCGTCGACGCCGGACGTACCGGAAGTGGTGCCGCCCGAGACGGTCCCGGTCGCGACCGTCGATGACCACACCTGCCCGATCGATCCGCAAGAGCGCCTGCAGTGCGACTCCTGCCAGTGA
- the purQ gene encoding phosphoribosylformylglycinamidine synthase subunit PurQ, translating to MKVGVVTFPGSLDDVDAARAVRLAGAESVALWHGDKELSGVDAVVLPGGFSYGDYLRCGAIARFAPVMESIVAAANAGMPVLGICNGFQILCEAHLLPGALVRNDHQRFVCRDQLLRIENADTAWTSAYDGDQEIVVPLKNGEGGFVVDEQTLDALEADGRVVARYVGLNPNGSMRDIAGITNERGNVVGLMPHPEHAVDALFGSGLDGRGFFESVLESAAQPA from the coding sequence GTGAAGGTCGGAGTCGTCACCTTCCCCGGGTCGCTCGACGACGTCGACGCGGCCCGCGCGGTGCGTCTTGCCGGCGCGGAGTCGGTTGCGCTCTGGCATGGCGACAAGGAGCTGTCCGGGGTCGACGCGGTCGTTCTTCCGGGCGGCTTCTCGTACGGCGATTACCTGCGCTGCGGCGCCATTGCGCGGTTCGCCCCCGTGATGGAGTCGATCGTGGCGGCCGCGAACGCCGGTATGCCGGTGCTCGGAATCTGCAACGGGTTCCAGATCCTGTGCGAGGCGCATCTGCTGCCGGGAGCGCTCGTCCGCAACGACCATCAGCGGTTCGTCTGTCGTGACCAGCTGCTGCGCATCGAGAACGCCGACACCGCCTGGACCTCCGCGTACGACGGCGACCAGGAGATCGTCGTACCGCTGAAGAACGGCGAGGGCGGGTTCGTCGTCGACGAGCAGACTCTCGACGCGCTGGAGGCCGACGGACGGGTCGTGGCCAGGTACGTCGGCCTGAACCCCAACGGTTCGATGCGTGACATCGCCGGCATCACCAATGAGCGCGGCAACGTCGTCGGGCTGATGCCCCACCCCGAGCATGCGGTCGACGCGTTGTTCGGCTCCGGACTCGACGGGCGCGGCTTCTTCGAATCGGTCCTGGAGTCGGCCGCGCAACCTGCCTGA